A genome region from Candidatus Cloacimonadota bacterium includes the following:
- a CDS encoding lysophospholipid acyltransferase family protein, whose translation MKQETRNKIVQVFGSSLINILIGSLHIQRIDKKYLDSVKKKYGTVIYAFWHNRLLILSYAHRFENIHILVSKHKDGEYIARACSRLGYKTVRGSTKRGGMRAMKELIDVASQYDIGITPDGPRGPKEKVQDGILYLAYKTGKPIIPVSCNTKRKWVLNSWDNFIIPKLFSPAKIIYGKPIFVTKKDEIDFKRESLRKSLIDLGKKNGC comes from the coding sequence ATGAAACAGGAAACAAGAAATAAAATCGTTCAGGTATTTGGTTCCTCTTTGATAAACATTCTTATTGGTAGTTTACACATTCAAAGAATAGATAAGAAATATTTAGATAGTGTCAAAAAAAAGTATGGAACAGTAATCTATGCTTTCTGGCATAACAGGCTGCTTATTCTCTCTTACGCACATCGTTTTGAGAACATTCATATTTTGGTTTCAAAGCATAAAGATGGTGAGTATATAGCACGTGCCTGCTCAAGGTTAGGCTACAAAACGGTGCGAGGTTCAACTAAAAGAGGTGGTATGCGAGCTATGAAAGAATTGATTGATGTTGCATCCCAGTATGATATTGGAATTACTCCGGATGGGCCTCGTGGACCAAAAGAAAAAGTTCAGGATGGTATACTTTATTTAGCCTATAAGACAGGTAAGCCCATAATTCCTGTGTCTTGTAACACAAAAAGAAAGTGGGTATTAAATAGTTGGGATAACTTTATAATTCCAAAACTTTTTTCACCAGCAAAAATAATTTATGGTAAGCCAATTTTTGTAACTAAAAAAGACGAAATAGATTTTAAAAGAGAATCGTTAAGAAAAAGCTTGATTGATTTAGGTAAAAAAAACGGCTGTTAA
- a CDS encoding peptidylprolyl isomerase, with the protein MLNKMRSMARPIIWIIAIVFIGGMGTMGIRGMFKEKYYVGIIDGNKIKYDEYYKMLQKSYSNYIENSEDKEIDEQTYRRLNDQTWDQLVQSIVLDNAIKKFDIKISSREVANKMLNEPPDVVLQHEGFQTDGEFNMNKYKSALKNPQIDWSWLEDYYYKILQYEKLMNIIKSVAIVTDYEVKKDYIEKNTKAKADIIVFPLDMIDSVQVAEEEIKEYYHNNIEDFKVGPQRKLKYVKIPLEPGPADVKEAKDRIERIHRMVLDGEDFAELAKEYSECPSASKGGDLDFFGKGRMDPTFEEKAFSLKKGEVSEPIKTRFGWHIIKVTDTRITDGEKEVRASHILIKEQPGAETKQNLEKVAFDFYEQCKNDSFEVVARNFNYEVQETKEFKKDERYIPGIGKVKTLIDFAYSNKLGAVAKPYLSISGDYFVAMISYKIGKHYQDLATVTDKIVTDIERSKKMDLLFIKADSIAAQINPDNFYNIAENNKLEIVNTELIAQKAYIKDIGREESLNRAILDLKKVGKISSLIKGKKGYYLAKLVEFQPADMQKFKEEESKLKEKMIASKESQAYNTWYQKAKEDAKIKDWRSEFFRM; encoded by the coding sequence ATGCTTAATAAAATGCGAAGTATGGCCAGACCGATTATATGGATAATTGCAATTGTGTTTATTGGCGGAATGGGTACAATGGGCATTAGAGGAATGTTCAAGGAAAAATATTATGTTGGAATTATTGATGGAAATAAAATAAAATATGATGAATATTATAAAATGCTCCAGAAAAGCTATTCTAACTATATTGAAAACTCGGAAGATAAAGAGATTGATGAACAAACTTACAGGCGGCTTAATGACCAGACATGGGACCAATTAGTGCAAAGCATTGTTTTGGATAATGCAATCAAAAAGTTTGATATTAAAATCTCGTCCAGAGAAGTTGCAAATAAAATGCTGAATGAACCGCCTGATGTTGTTCTTCAACATGAAGGTTTCCAAACTGATGGTGAATTTAATATGAATAAATATAAATCAGCACTCAAAAATCCCCAGATCGATTGGTCCTGGCTTGAAGATTATTATTACAAAATTCTTCAATATGAAAAACTTATGAATATCATAAAATCAGTCGCTATTGTTACTGATTATGAAGTCAAAAAAGATTATATTGAGAAAAATACAAAGGCAAAAGCTGATATTATTGTGTTTCCTCTTGATATGATTGATTCTGTGCAAGTTGCTGAGGAAGAAATAAAAGAATATTACCATAATAATATAGAAGATTTCAAGGTTGGACCACAGAGAAAACTTAAATATGTAAAAATTCCATTAGAACCAGGTCCAGCAGATGTAAAAGAAGCAAAAGATAGAATTGAAAGAATTCACCGGATGGTTTTGGATGGTGAAGATTTTGCAGAATTAGCAAAAGAATATTCAGAATGTCCATCCGCTTCTAAAGGTGGTGATTTAGATTTCTTTGGAAAAGGAAGAATGGACCCAACTTTTGAAGAAAAAGCATTTTCTCTGAAAAAAGGTGAAGTGAGTGAACCAATAAAAACCAGATTTGGATGGCATATTATCAAGGTTACTGACACTCGTATTACAGATGGCGAAAAAGAAGTGAGAGCAAGTCATATCTTGATTAAAGAACAACCCGGTGCAGAAACCAAACAAAATCTTGAAAAAGTTGCTTTTGATTTCTATGAACAGTGTAAAAACGATAGTTTTGAAGTAGTTGCAAGAAACTTTAATTATGAAGTTCAAGAAACAAAAGAATTTAAAAAAGATGAGCGATATATTCCTGGAATTGGCAAGGTAAAAACTCTTATAGACTTTGCGTATTCAAATAAACTTGGTGCAGTGGCAAAACCTTATCTAAGTATATCGGGAGACTACTTTGTTGCAATGATTTCATATAAAATTGGAAAACATTATCAAGATTTGGCGACAGTAACAGATAAGATAGTTACTGATATTGAACGAAGCAAAAAAATGGACTTACTTTTTATCAAGGCAGACAGTATTGCTGCTCAGATTAACCCGGATAATTTCTATAATATAGCAGAAAATAACAAGCTTGAAATTGTTAATACAGAACTGATAGCACAGAAAGCCTATATTAAGGATATAGGTAGAGAAGAGAGTTTAAATAGGGCTATCCTTGATTTAAAAAAAGTTGGAAAAATATCATCTCTGATTAAAGGTAAAAAAGGATATTATTTAGCTAAATTAGTTGAGTTCCAACCTGCTGATATGCAAAAATTTAAAGAAGAAGAAAGCAAACTTAAAGAAAAGATGATAGCAAGCAAAGAGAGTCAAGCTTACAATACCTGGTATCAGAAAGCTAAAGAGGATGCTAAAATAAAAGACTGGAGAAGTGAATTCTTTAGAATGTAA
- the lpxB gene encoding lipid-A-disaccharide synthase, translating into MKNIFILAGERSADLHTSEFLKQIQKPDSKLKFWGIGGLKMQNLGFESIFPFERFSVIGFAEVLKHLAFFRRVINKIKKEFIKRKPSLVILVDYPGLNLRIAKIAKNLKIPVLYYISPQVWAWKKKRIYKIKQYTNKIAVIFPFEKELYEQIGANVEFVGHPIAEEITFQLSKKEFAQKYNLDKKKKWLAFIPGSRDVEIKRILPEMVKTIQKLGKRESNNHEFLISLADTVSKKHFYQIIEPIKNYISIIDEIYELMKYCDLVISKSGTSTLETGYIGTPMIVVYKTSFLSYLIAKHFVNIDMIALPNIVAGKKIVPELIQKEVNPTNIINNIDLILNNERNYKKMKEEFSILQEKLGKKKASQNVTKIALSMINETGNKK; encoded by the coding sequence ATGAAAAACATCTTTATATTAGCAGGTGAACGGTCTGCCGATTTGCATACTTCTGAATTTCTAAAGCAGATACAAAAACCGGATTCAAAACTAAAATTCTGGGGCATTGGTGGTCTCAAAATGCAAAACCTTGGGTTTGAATCTATTTTCCCTTTTGAACGGTTTTCTGTAATCGGTTTTGCAGAGGTTCTAAAACATCTTGCATTTTTTCGTCGGGTAATAAATAAAATTAAAAAAGAGTTTATTAAGAGAAAACCGAGTTTGGTAATTCTGGTGGATTATCCAGGATTAAATCTCAGAATTGCAAAGATTGCTAAAAATTTGAAGATCCCTGTTTTGTATTACATCAGTCCACAAGTGTGGGCATGGAAAAAGAAACGAATCTATAAAATTAAGCAATATACGAACAAAATCGCAGTTATTTTTCCTTTTGAAAAAGAGTTATACGAGCAGATTGGTGCTAATGTTGAGTTTGTTGGGCATCCTATCGCAGAAGAGATAACATTTCAACTTTCAAAAAAAGAATTTGCCCAGAAATATAATTTGGATAAAAAAAAAAAATGGCTTGCTTTTATTCCAGGAAGTCGGGATGTTGAAATAAAACGGATATTACCTGAAATGGTTAAAACTATTCAAAAACTGGGAAAAAGAGAAAGTAATAACCATGAATTCCTCATATCCCTTGCAGATACTGTTTCCAAAAAACATTTTTACCAAATCATTGAACCAATAAAAAATTATATTTCAATTATAGATGAGATTTATGAACTTATGAAATATTGCGATTTGGTTATTTCAAAATCAGGAACTTCAACATTAGAAACCGGGTATATTGGCACGCCAATGATTGTGGTTTACAAAACTTCTTTTCTTTCTTATCTAATTGCAAAGCATTTTGTTAATATAGACATGATAGCCTTACCAAATATTGTAGCAGGTAAGAAGATTGTTCCAGAATTAATTCAGAAAGAGGTAAATCCAACTAACATTATCAATAATATTGATTTAATTCTTAATAATGAAAGAAATTATAAAAAGATGAAAGAAGAATTTTCAATATTACAAGAAAAGTTAGGTAAGAAAAAGGCTTCACAAAATGTGACAAAAATTGCTCTTTCAATGATTAATGAAACAGGAAACAAGAAATAA
- a CDS encoding alpha/beta fold hydrolase, giving the protein MSDKVKWKNVSLVTKDSTTIRGWLFRSQEYKQSMLYFYGNGETLYSSQFKLYWLSINLKCNILAFDYRGYGFSDGAPSFITISNDALEEYDYLKDSLNISDMPIFVFGYSIGTTFAIKVAANRKVDGLILMAPMTSAAETIPEWKRFLPWYIRWCINLQPDDALLTLHPQPDEMIQNIDCPLLVIHGDEDKRIPIKLGKRIFEKAGSKHKHWCEVTGHGHNDLNINVSPISDSLLTFMNFYGIIQ; this is encoded by the coding sequence ATGTCTGATAAGGTAAAATGGAAAAATGTTTCATTAGTTACTAAAGATTCTACAACTATTCGAGGTTGGCTTTTTCGTTCACAGGAATATAAACAGTCAATGTTATACTTTTATGGAAATGGTGAAACTCTATATTCATCGCAATTTAAGTTATATTGGTTATCAATAAATTTAAAATGCAATATTCTTGCTTTTGATTATCGTGGTTATGGATTCAGTGATGGAGCTCCCTCTTTTATCACCATATCTAATGACGCCTTAGAGGAATATGATTATTTGAAGGATAGTCTAAATATTTCCGATATGCCTATATTTGTTTTCGGTTATTCTATTGGAACAACCTTTGCCATAAAAGTAGCTGCAAATCGCAAGGTAGATGGTTTAATATTAATGGCTCCAATGACTTCAGCGGCTGAAACAATACCAGAATGGAAACGATTTTTACCCTGGTATATTCGCTGGTGTATAAATCTTCAACCAGATGATGCGTTATTAACATTACATCCACAGCCTGACGAAATGATCCAGAATATAGATTGTCCATTGTTAGTTATCCACGGAGATGAAGATAAACGAATTCCAATAAAACTTGGAAAACGCATATTTGAAAAGGCTGGTTCAAAACACAAACATTGGTGCGAAGTAACAGGACATGGACACAATGATTTGAATATAAATGTTAGTCCAATTTCCGATTCACTTCTTACTTTTATGAATTTTTATGGAATTATCCAATAA